Within Paralichthys olivaceus isolate ysfri-2021 chromosome 19, ASM2471397v2, whole genome shotgun sequence, the genomic segment aagtgtttattttaatcacTTTACTTGACTCTTCTCTTAttggtttcatttcttctttacTCAGGAACCAGAGCTGGGGTGTGCCAGCGTAAACTAAAGTCtaagataaaaaataagttccagtgtgtgtttgaggggacCACTAAAGCAGGAACCCCAATCCTTCTGGATCAGATCTACGCagagctctacatcacagagggaggGACTGCAGAGGTCAACAATGAACATGAGGTCAGACAGATTGAAACCGCATCCTGGAATccagacagagcagagacaaCCATCAGACAAGAAGACATCTTTAAAGCAACATCTAGAAGAGACAAACCAATCAGGACAGTGATGACAAAGGGAGTGGCTGGCATTGGGAAAACCGTCTTAACacagaagttcactctggactgggctGAAGACAACACCAACCAGGACATACAGTTCACATTCCCATTCACCTTCAGAGAGCTGAATgtgctgaaagagagaaagtacAGCTTGGTGGAGCTCGTCCATGACTTCTTCACTGAGACCAAAGAAGCAGGAATCCGGCGGTTTGAAGAGTTCCAGGTCGTCTTCATCTTCGACGGTCTGGACGAGTGTCGACTTCCTCTGGActtcagaaacacagagatcCTGACCGACGTTACAGCGTCCAGCTCAGTGGatgtgctgctgacaaacctcatcaGGGGGAAACTGCTGCCCTCCGCTCGCCTCTGGATAACCACACGAcctgcagcagccaatcagatccctcctgAGTGCGTGGACCGggtcacagaggtcagaggcTTCACTGACCCacagaaggaggagtacttcaggaaGAGGTTCAGAGATGAAGAACAGGCCAACACGATCATCTCTCACATCCAGAGGTCACGaagcctccacatcatgtgccacatcccagtcttctgctggatcacTGCTACAGTTCTGGAGGACGTGTTGAAGaccagagagggaggagagctgCCCAACACCCTGACGGAGATGTACATCCACTTCCTGGTGGTTCAATCCAAATTGAAGAAGCTCAGGTATCATGGAAGATCTAGGCAAGATCTACATTGGAATTCAGAAAATAGAAAGACAATTATGTATCTGGGAAAACTGGCGTTTGAGCAGCTGCGTAAAGGAAACCTGATCTTCTACGAATCCGACCTGACGGACTGTGGCATCAATATCAGAGCCGCCTCAGTTTACTCAGGAGTGTTCACACAGGTCTTTAAAGAGGAGCGAGGCCTGCACCAGGACAAGGTGTTCTGCTTCGTCcatctgagcgttcaggagtttctggctgctCTTCACGTCCATCTGACCTTCATCAACTCTGGAGTCAATCTGATGTCAAAACAACCAGCAGCATCTCGGTTACACAGAGTCTTTAAAGACAGAGTTAAACTAAAAGAGCTCTATCAGAGTGCTGTGGACAAGGCCTTACAGAGTCCAAATGGACACCTGGACTTGTTCCTCCGTTTCCTCCTGGGTCTTTCAGTGCAGACCAATCAGAAACATCTACAAGGCCTGttgacagagacaggaagtaacggacagataaaaaagaaaacagtccaGTACATCAAGGAGAAGATCAGTAGTCAGAATCTGTCTACGGAGAGAAGCATCAACCTGTTCCACTGTCTGAATGAACTGAGTGATAGTTCTCTAGAGGCGGAGATCCAACAGTCCCTGAGATCAGGACCTCTCTCCACAGAGAAACTGTCTCCTGCTCAATGGTCAGCTCTGAACTTCATCTTACTGTCATCAGGAAAAGGTCTGGAGGTGTTTGACCTGAGGAAGTACTCTGGTTCAGAGGAGGCTCTTCTGAAGCTGCTGCCGGTGGTCAAAGCCTCCAACAAAGCTGTGTAGGTGGATGAATACAATGATGATACAACAATGTGATTTTTGACTTTGTCACAACTAAAACATGTTCTTCATCACATGCTCTTCTTCAGGTTGAGTGGCTGTAACCTCTCAGAGAGAAGTTGTAAAGCTCTGTCCTCAGTCCTCTGCTCTACGTCCTGCAGACTGACAGAACTGGACCTGAGCAACAACgacctgcaggactcaggagtgaagctgctgtctGCAGGACTGAAGAGTCCACACTGCAAACTGGAGACTCTCAGGTCAGGATAACAGAGGTTTCTCAAATGACTGGTCATTAACATCTTCTACCATGTGACAACATCATCACTGATACATATTGCAAGGTAGTGGACTGAAGACGTATTTAATGCTATTCAACATATTCATGCAGTGGACATTTTCCCTTCATGCTCAGGGTGGGAAGCTTGATTGATGAaggattcattttatttgtatttccttCTAATGAAATGTTTACTGAGTTGTATCATTATGAGGAAACGTGTTTTGTGTATTCAGTCTGTCAGGTTGTCTGATCACAGACGAAAGCTGTGCCTCTCTAGCTTCAGCTCTGAGTTCCAACCACCTCCACCTGAGAGAGCTGGACCTGAGAAACAACAACCTGCAGAAttcaggagtgaagctgctgtccGCTGCACTGGACGACCAGTACTGGAGACTGGACAGTCTCAAGTATGGACAGCTTCTTTGTCACACTAATGACCTAACGTTGTCTgaaacaaaacacttctggcTGGTAGAGGGAGTTACTCTCCTGTTAGAGGGAGTTCCTCTCCTATTAGAGGGAGTTCCTCTCCTGGTAGAGGGAGTTATTCTCCTGTTAGAGGGAGTTACTCTCCTGGTAGAGGGAGTTACTCTCCTGTTAGAGGGAGTTATTCTCCTGTTAGAGGGAGTTACTCTCCTGGTAGAGGGAGTTATTCTCCTGTTAGAGGGAGTTACTCTCCTGGTAGAGGGAGTACCTCTCCTGTTAGAGGGAGTTCCTCTCCTATTAGAGGGAGTTCCTCTCCTGGTAGAGGGAGTAACGCTCGGGAcaactgaagctcctgaagcacCTCATCTGTAGTCCGGACCTGAACACCAATAATTCAACATTAAtcagattcattcattcacttgtCAAATCCAGAAAGTTACAAAAATGGTTGAAAGCCGCCGCAGACTCCAACCAGACGTGTAGACTCAGGGCTCTCAGACCGAGGCAGCAGGAAGAACTGGATGGATCAGTTGTTCAAAAGTGAACGTTGTTTAATTTGCCTGTTTCCATTGTTAAAAAGACGACGCTGGTCTAACcctgttttctcctccagagTGGACAATGATGGAGAGCAGATGCTGACTCCTGGTCTGAGGAAATGTAAGTGTACATCCACTTTGATTCTTTCAGTTCCTGTTTGATAAGTTTGACATTATGGCTTTATGACATGAAGGCCACCACcacaagtgtttttgtttctggtgGTCAGTGGTACGGAACATGGCTGCTGATATCTTCTTACGTAACAACCAGAAGAATCATGGTTTGATCTAGAACCCCTGATATCAGTTCAGTAAAACACCTGGTCTGCAGATTGTCTGAGTCATTGACATAGTGAATGTAATGATGAGACATTCTGCTGGAAACTATGAAAAAACTTCAGCAGCTGAACTGATTCTTTGCTCTTTCCTCGTCCAGTTTCCTGTGACCTCACTTTCGACCCAATCACAGCTCACAGGAACCTCCGACTGTCTGACGGCTACAGGAAGGTGGAGCTGGTGAACGAGCAGCAGTCGTACCCTGATGACCCGGAAAGATTCGACATCTTCTGTCAGCTGCTGTGTAGAAATGGTCTGAGTGGTCGCTGTTACTGGGAGGTGGAGTGGAGTGGACAGGTTGACATCGCGGTGACTCTCAGAGGAATCAGAAGGAAAGGTTACAGAAAGGCCTGCAGGTTCGGAGGGAACGATCAGTCCTGGTGTCTGAGCTGCTCTGATTATTTTTACTCCGTGTggcacaacaacacagaaacactcaTCCCTCTCCCCTCGGCCTCCATCTCTCACAGAGTGGGAGTGTACGTGGACTGTCTCGCCGGCATCTTGTCCTTTTACAGAGTCTCCTTCGACGCACCGATACACCTCCACACCTTCAACATCAAATTCACTAATCTTTTCTACCCGGGCTTCAGGGTGTGGTTTggttcagtgtctctgtgctcgGAGTAAAGGAACTCACACTGTTGCCTTAAGAACTGAAGGAGTCATAATCACACGCAACCCAAGTACACGGACATGTGGACTGTACCAAcaagggatcaaaccaccgagttTCCAATTAGTCTGTCTGATCCACTCTTCCTCCTGGGCCACAATCCTCCAAGCACAATTAGAAAAAGAAATTTCAGCAATTCATATTCTAGAATTTTCAGTGCTACAAATGAGAAAGATTTGAATCCTCCAGACAAGTAATGAGATCTGGTTTATCGTCCCATTATAACACaatgaaatgtatatttatacacacacacacacacataatgacaCTAACTTAAGAGTTTCTGTCACcttgaattcattcatttgatgtAATAAAGCAGTTTGTGAAGttcaataaaatacatttcataaatacttttacatcatttcctgtttcctgagTTGTTTTCACACAGAACAGTTTTTTATCGTATCTCTCTGAAACTGCTGTTAAGCTGATAACACATTGTAAAAAGACTAAATGATTCTAAACAACAACTGTCATTGTCTCATataaaagatgaactgattgaGTAACTGTAGAGGAGGAGAGCTGAACCATTTACTTGTTTCAAATGAACGACGGTAGAAAAAGAACTtatatgtgtttaaatgttgatgtccatatatttttatatatatatatatatgtatatatatatatatatatatatatgttgtacATTTTGTATCTATATTCATAACTTGTCCAGCACAGTCTCTGTGTATtcagtaccccccccccccacctgtgACCGAGCAGTCGATGGACTTTGTCCCTCAGATGGAACCTGATGTTTCAATAGGAGCAAAACGTTTCTCTTCATATTTTCCAACTTCAGTGTGGAAGAGCTCAACATGGCAGAAAGACGTCCGGCAGCGGTGAAGGTGTCCGCAGAGCCGGACTTTCTGCAGTTTAATGATCTGGCCTGTGAGACGGTCGGTGGGAGGGTGAGTCGCCTCGGTGACGAGCAGAAATACATTCAATtatcatttaaacacacacacacacacacacaacagctgaTTCAGTCACGATACAGAACGTTCTGAGGTCTGGACAAAAGTAACACTGAAGATTTAAAATTATACTTAACCCTACTTATActacttttatttcaaaaacaaattgtaGACATTCTGTCCTAAGTTGTTGTGTATTGTAGCTTTAATATGGATGAAAAAGATGTGGAGaacttttctgttttccactttttttcAGGTGATTTTTGCAACAGACGAGTGGTTTGCTCCGGCTGCCAACCTGCTGAAGGTACAATCATCAATATTCAATAATCAATGAGCAGTGATCTGAGTTCAGGACGATGTCGATTGATTTTTCACTGTTGCATTAATCAGTACTtgtaagaagaaaaacagaaaacaccaaGTTGAGTGGTTCATCTTCGTTAGTCGAGTGAATATTCTGTTTCCGaacatgaaatgtttgtgttcgtACAGCGAGAGGCGCCACAGTTCATCGCCACTGCCTTCACTGACTTCGGAAAGTGGATGGACGGATgggagacgaggaggaagagaacgCCCGGTCAGTATTTGTAAATTATGTTGAAAAGTTTACCAACTTTTGACTTAACATAATTTAACTGGCTAACCTCCGTGTCGACAGACGAGAACACGTTCAGACTTTATCACACAGGATTTTAAAGACTGAGACCAATGTCTGACAGCTTCCAAAAGTCTGATGTTAAGATCTTAAGACTTTATCTCGACTTCAGCGAGAGATTAAATAACATGAGACAAAAttcaatcagaatcagaagtttATTTCCAAGCAGGTTTAAACACACAAGGAAGTTGCTGTGGTGTTTTTGTGCAagaataaatattaaagatataaaaatataaaaaatactatTAGCACCAGGGAAGGGATTGTGCAGTATGTCGAAGGTAAATACTAGAGACCGTGCTATTGACCACAGGAGGTTAAAATGTCTCAGGGACATCAGTGCAGTTAAAGGGTCCCAGGTCTTGGTGACGAGAAGCAGCAGTCGGGAAGAAACTGTTTCTGTGGCGTGAGGTTTTGGTCCCGAATGTTTTATGATCCTGATTTATCTTGTAGCTGGTTCAAGGATTAAAACTCTTTTTATAAGGATTCTCTGAAATGTCAACAGAGAAAGATAAGATAAATGAGAAATGAACTTCCTGAACCAGAAACGATGTAATCGTTGGTGAGCACCGACCGGCCGGCAGAGTTACACAGAAACTAGTGAAGAGATCACGGGTGAACTTGGTGGCGTTGATTTaagggtcagagaagaactcgTGACATTTCTATGGGTTCCAGGATTTTTGGAATATTTCTGTTGAATTCTCGGAGAATAATTCATTTAGACATGTTTAGAGAACTGAGTTTAGTTCCTGTTGGACTTTATGAAACTTACTGAGTGATGTTCTGcttattgttgtgttttgcgGACCGTCTGTTGAAGGTCACGACTGGTGCATCGTGCAGCTTGGCGTCCCGGGGCGGATCCACGGCTTCGATGTCGACACGTCCTTCTTCACAGGAAACCACTCGCCCTTCGTCTCCATCCAGGCCGGCTGTCTGGGTAGAGACAGCTCtgtcctctctcatctctcacgTCCGATGAAGCTTTAATTAAACCAGAGTAGTTTGTGATATTCATCAGAGATTTTAGATTTACATGATTATAATATTTAGGAATCAATTTCATTcgattgtgtttatgtacaaacaGTAAAGACACAACGGTTTGGGTTttaaacaaatcacaaaataaaatgtccaaacgTGAACTTAAGAACAACCCCGTCCCTCACCAGACCACGCCCCCACCCTCAACCTGGAGGGAGACAGAACCGGCATGGCCGCCTCTGAAACTCAGCTGTCTGCTGTTGCCAAGGTAACAGGGGGATATCACCACAGttcatcaccatggcaacatgaCAATGTTATTACGCTGACTGATTGCAAGTTGATGTgtggtttgattgacagctggccTCAGAGGCGTGGCCAGAACTGGTGGGTGTGTCTGAGCTGAAACCTGGATACTGTGACTGTTGTCATAACTACTTCAAGGTCGACTTCAGACACAGAGTCACACACCTGCGTCTCAACATGTatccaggtacacacacacacacacacacacacacactctatacCCTGAAACGAGACTTTGAAGAAGTGAGGaccggtcaaaatgtcctcactctgtttgtcctctgcttacaatggtcctcacaaagataagtaaagacagacagacggtTTAATACTGTACAAACGGATGTGTGTCCTCAGATGGGGGGATATCCAGACTACGGGTGTATGGCATTGGGCAGAGAGACTGGTCGTCTGTCTCCACCAACCAGGAGGTCGATCTGGTGGCTCTGACCAATGGGGGAGTCTGCCTCGGCTACAGcgacgcccactttggccatccACGCAATATGATTGGTTGGAATTAGTGGGATTTATTTGCACATGAGCTTTTTTATTGTTGGAGCGGTCTCACCCATCATGTTGGTAATCGACACCATGTGCTGCTCCTGTCTAATGGTGAGTGATGTGTCCACAGGATTCGGCCGAGCTGCCAACATGGCGGACGGATGGGAAACAGCTCGCAGGCTGGACAGACCAAAACACCTGAAGGTTTAACCACAAAAAACTGAACTTTACGTAAAATAGATACTTACTTTGTCAAACTAAGTTAAAACTGTCAATTAGCAAATGTCAGCAAAAACATCCTCACTGTCTAAAAATGTCCTCATTGTCCAAAACCGTCCATGTGTCTGATTGTAAATAAAGGTTCAGTTCGTGACTCTGCTCATGTCCTTGTGTCCCTGCTGGTTGTTATAACCAGGTGGGCCAGCAGGGGATCCTGGAGGTGCCTGGCTGGGAGTGGGCGGTGTTTCGTCTCGGTCATCCCGGAGCGATCAGCAGCATCGAGGTCGACACCAACCATTTCAAAGGTGGAGGGACttcctgctgcttttcaaaCCAATGTCCTGAATTTAATATTTGACCTGATGTTTGTCCGTCCAGGGAACTTCCCGGACTCCTGCAGGATTGAGGCGTGTGTTCTGACACCTGAAGACGAGGCTCAGGGCATCGCAACCAGCTGGACGTCTCTGAAATGGCAGATCCTTCTTCCCCCTCAGAAAGTAGGTTCCAGGCTCTGAAGACATGTCTCAAAATAGAACTGTGTAAAATATTGTTccacatgttgtgtagtcatgttgaggttcaggtgaggggtggagcctgtagagcagcaggaggcgggacatgacatctaaactctgctgtgtaaagatcagtgtcaacacgcccactcctcactctgacatgttccagatgtttcactagaggctgcaggagaagatccagaaaatgtccagagacactgactcagacatttgttctcatatacagaacatgtgaggaacatgtgaggaacatgtgaggaacatgtgaggaacatgtcaggaacatgtgaggaacatgtcaggaacatgtgaggaacatgtgaggaacatgtcaggaacatgtcaggaacatgtgaggaacatgtcaggaacatgtcaggaacatgtcagaacTTCAGATAGTGACCTAAGTCCTTcgtgtctttgtctctgctgcagctccgtCCTCATCACAGACATCTCTACAGCGAGTTGGAGCTGACTCAGCCCATCACCCACATACGTTTGGTGATTGCCCCGGATGGAGGGGTCAGCCGGCTGCGGCTCTGGGGTCGACCTGTGCTGATCACTGCAGTTTCGACCAATCGGCCGACAGAAGATTCCAAACTGAAATGCAAACAAAGGCTTTGATCTGTGTTTGAGTGCAAATAAAACAGTCACGTGACTCATTCATACGGAAAACATCAAGTGTGACATCACACGACTTTACAGCAACAAATGTACATTTcttcctgaaaaacacaaaaccaaatcAAGGTAAACAAACGTGGTTTAATTCCTGATGCTCAGCAGCTGCGTGACGACTCCGACAGTAGCGGTTTGTTGGAAAACTTTCAGGAGGGGCCCCTCCCTcactgacacgcacacacacacacacacacacacacacgtcttcatAGCTGTGAGGTCACTCATTGGTATAAACTTTAAACTCTAACTTtaaccttaaagggatagttcactgaaaaatgaaaattcactcattacctCTTCACCACtgtgatggaggggggggggctgcctCCATATCTGCTGACATTAAGCTTCCTTTATCTGtgtcactgccccccccccatccagACCCCcaccatctgctgcagctgtcgCTTGCTCCAACCGTCACTCTAATTGACAATGAACCACAAGGCGCAGCGATAATTACAGCTGGCTTCGCTTCTTCTCTGGGATTCAATGCCTCCTTTTCAGAGTTCATCACAACCCACCTGCCATTCAAGTCTGgcatctgcccccccccccagcctgcTGGGGGTTTTGTGTTGGCAGTGATTAGCGAGCCGGCCTGTAACCCTCAGAGGTGAAGTCGCCTGGAGCAGAAAGTCTCGCTCTGTTTATTCAGTCACAGAGAATCTTTGACAAAGAAAAGACTTATTGTGGTTTTCCGttcactccctccctcatcTTTTCTTCCCTGTGAGGATGGAATCAGAGCAGCTTTATTATCCGGGTGCGTCACCAACAAAGACCTCTGGGATGTTTGTTAGAGCCCATTAAAGCTCCAAAAACATCTGTCAGCTCAGTGTCTGACTTTCATTTCTGTGActtcagacttttattttcttgaacaaactgaaacacaagGATCACACTTGACCCTCTGTCCATTTAACACCAAAGGAtttattcattcactttttatttatttattcaagtcGGCAGCTTAAACACGATGAATTTCAATTAtgaattgtaaataaagatggatcaTCATCCTGAAGCAACACATCAGCTGTTTCCACACCTGAACTGAGGctctgacgtgttcctgacaggATGACATGTCAGTGTGGGCGGAGCCTGAAACACCTCCTCACAGACAAAGATTAAAAGCCTTAGACTGTAAAAAAGGATGGACGCCAAAGTGTTTCatttgccccctggtggttggctgcagtatagatcataaacctcctccatgttatcagatgggacatgaaccaaacaaaaaagtagaCATTAAAATAATGCTCattcttatctcactgatgttttttcaagtgtttctgatcagtttggtttaacgatataaaaacaggctgacgtcatgattgacagatgagactaactcaggattggttgagagtgtgtgtaggCAGGACCTTAAAACcacatttag encodes:
- the LOC109643196 gene encoding NLR family CARD domain-containing protein 3-like: MNSAGGSSAANHSQDRDEGAPPPKTTLCGQHETDRIHQQGADFPQPDGSVYESNLYNDGRRSHDDENLYDIYGTQESVASETSDVCRATLYDDERHSEGESLYDIYGTQESVASETSDVCRATLYDDERGSEGESVYELYEYPPTLDSGGQYSNEERIYQEIPVVLSGQLLQNNQTDLDSTFMQLEENIIQYMKNQLKRFQRALSPDCSEYTYLESHCEDEGMMYEDGDEQRRRCRKAFLRITVHFLRRMNLNDLANSLKNRTRAGVCQRKLKSKIKNKFQCVFEGTTKAGTPILLDQIYAELYITEGGTAEVNNEHEVRQIETASWNPDRAETTIRQEDIFKATSRRDKPIRTVMTKGVAGIGKTVLTQKFTLDWAEDNTNQDIQFTFPFTFRELNVLKERKYSLVELVHDFFTETKEAGIRRFEEFQVVFIFDGLDECRLPLDFRNTEILTDVTASSSVDVLLTNLIRGKLLPSARLWITTRPAAANQIPPECVDRVTEVRGFTDPQKEEYFRKRFRDEEQANTIISHIQRSRSLHIMCHIPVFCWITATVLEDVLKTREGGELPNTLTEMYIHFLVVQSKLKKLRYHGRSRQDLHWNSENRKTIMYLGKLAFEQLRKGNLIFYESDLTDCGINIRAASVYSGVFTQVFKEERGLHQDKVFCFVHLSVQEFLAALHVHLTFINSGVNLMSKQPAASRLHRVFKDRVKLKELYQSAVDKALQSPNGHLDLFLRFLLGLSVQTNQKHLQGLLTETGSNGQIKKKTVQYIKEKISSQNLSTERSINLFHCLNELSDSSLEAEIQQSLRSGPLSTEKLSPAQWSALNFILLSSGKGLEVFDLRKYSGSEEALLKLLPVVKASNKAVLSGCNLSERSCKALSSVLCSTSCRLTELDLSNNDLQDSGVKLLSAGLKSPHCKLETLSLSGCLITDESCASLASALSSNHLHLRELDLRNNNLQNSGVKLLSAALDDQYWRLDSLKVDNDGEQMLTPGLRKFSCDLTFDPITAHRNLRLSDGYRKVELVNEQQSYPDDPERFDIFCQLLCRNGLSGRCYWEVEWSGQVDIAVTLRGIRRKGYRKACRFGGNDQSWCLSCSDYFYSVWHNNTETLIPLPSASISHRVGVYVDCLAGILSFYRVSFDAPIHLHTFNIKFTNLFYPGFRVWFGSVSLCSE
- the allc gene encoding allantoicase; this translates as MAERRPAAVKVSAEPDFLQFNDLACETVGGRVIFATDEWFAPAANLLKREAPQFIATAFTDFGKWMDGWETRRKRTPGHDWCIVQLGVPGRIHGFDVDTSFFTGNHSPFVSIQAGCLDHAPTLNLEGDRTGMAASETQLSAVAKLASEAWPELVGVSELKPGYCDCCHNYFKVDFRHRVTHLRLNMYPDGGISRLRVYGIGQRDWSSVSTNQEVDLVALTNGGVCLGYSDAHFGHPRNMIGFGRAANMADGWETARRLDRPKHLKVGQQGILEVPGWEWAVFRLGHPGAISSIEVDTNHFKGNFPDSCRIEACVLTPEDEAQGIATSWTSLKWQILLPPQKLRPHHRHLYSELELTQPITHIRLVIAPDGGVSRLRLWGRPVLITAVSTNRPTEDSKLKCKQRL